The Montipora foliosa isolate CH-2021 chromosome 14, ASM3666993v2, whole genome shotgun sequence genome window below encodes:
- the LOC137985483 gene encoding uncharacterized protein, translating into MLGWVIAGRSILPNTGEEKGFFLNSGQDEFVQMCSQEVFGLADVVNTQELFHADFVDQLQRLEDGTYSTRLPWKIDHAPLPTNKELSVGRLRSTTRKLERMKRLEEYHEVMEQQLEQGILELAPEVPTGEVIHYIPHQPVIRDEAESTKMRIVHDCSARSHSQVPSVNDCLEVGPSLQPMIFDILLRNRLNFLCITGDIQKAFLQIKVDPKDRDALRLLWYENLDSRTVLQYRFTRVIFGSEPSAYILGATLQKHVSQYAEKYPTTTDELLKNTYVDDIQSDGRQKEELLKFKEEAIKIMEEGGFQLHNWHSNIPEVEAPLSASGNALASTVSPAYAKILGVSWNKTEDRLEIGFMKPLKEANDNKLTKRKMLSAINGIFDMWGISAPVVITGKVLYSQACFRKLRWDEEVPDDIQRPWNKWLTGMAERPLLRIPRSGVNNDVTRIFLHGFADASKVAVSVAVYTLAFHVTSPVLQNLLVAKSRIAPRDLSIPRLELIAAHMLSRLMNHVKEVLKDQPIDDYHCWVDSTTVLYWIKGQGTWSQFVRNRTKTIQEKGYIQWHHVPTDDNPSDQGSRGIESRKMGSL; encoded by the coding sequence ATGTTAGGGTGGGTGATCGCTGGAAGATCTATTTTGCCAAACACTGGGGAAGAGAAAGGCTTCTTCTTGAACTCTGGTCAAGATGAATTTGTGCAAATGTGTTCTCAGGAAGTATTTGGATTAGCAGATGTGGTGAACACACAGGAACTATTCCATGCAGATTTTGTGGATCAGTTGCAGCGATTAGAAGATGGAACCTATTCAACAAGGTTACCATGGAAAATAGACCATGCTCCTTTACCTACAAACAAGGAACTTTCTGTGGGAAGGCTGAGAAGCACAACGAGAAAACTGGAGAGAATGAAGAGGCTCGAGGAGTACCATGAAGTCATGGAGCAGCAACTAGAACAGGGGATCTTGGAACTAGCACCAGAAGTTCCCACGGGGGAGGTCATTCATTACATCCCCCACCAACCTGTCATTCGTGACGAGGCAGAATCTACCAAAATGAGGATAGTACATGATTGCTCAGCAAGGTCACACTCTCAAGTACCATCTGTGAATGACTGTTTAGAAGTTGGTCCCTCTCTTCAGCCGATGATCTTTGACATTCTTCTGCGGAACCGTCTCAACTTTCTGTGTATCACAGGTGACATACAGAAGGCGTTTCTCCAAATTAAGGTGGATCCTAAGGACCGAGATGCATTGCGTCTCCTATGGTATGAGAATCTTGACTCAAGAACTGTTCTGCAGTATCGCTTTACGAgagtaatctttggatcagAGCCAAGCGCATACATTCTGGGGGCTACACTTCAAAAGCACGTAAGTCAGTATGCTGAGAAGTATCCTACTACTACAGATGAGTTGTTGAAGAACACTTACGTGGACGACATTCAATCAGATGGCAGACAGAAGGAAGAACTGTTGAAGTTTAAGGAAGAAGCAATCAAGATAATGGAGGAGGGTGGCTTTCAGCTCCACAACTGGCACAGCAACATCCCAGAGGTAGAAGCACCACTTAGTGCCAGTGGCAATGCATTAGCATCTACAGTGAGTCCTGCTTATGCAAAGATACTTGGAGTGTCTTGGAACAAGACTGAAGACAGGCTGGAGATCGGGTTCATGAAGCCATTGAAAGAAGCCAATGATAACAAATTGACAAAGAGGAAGATGCTGTCCGCCATCAATGGTATCTTTGACATGTGGGGGATTTCAGCCCCAGTTGTCATCACAGGAAAGGTCCTATATAGCCAAGCGTGCTTCCGGAAACTGAGGTGGGACGAAGAAGTGCCCGATGACATCCAGAGACCTTGGAACAAGTGGTTAACGGGAATGGCAGAACGCCCATTGTTAAGGATTCCACGCAGTGGTGTGAACAACGATGTAACAAGAATTTTTCTACATGGTTTTGCTGATGCAAGCAAGGTGGCTGTCTCAGTGGCTGTATACACTCTAGCCTTCCACGTCACCTCACCAGTTCTACAAAACCTGCTCGTAGCAAAGTCGAGAATAGCACCAAGAGACTTGTCAATTCCACGGTTGGAACTTATTGCAGCACACATGTTGAGTAGGCTGATGAACCATGTGAAAGAAGTCCTGAAGGATCAGCCAATTGATGACTATCACTGCTGGGTTGACAGCACCACAGTACTGTACTGGATCAAGGGTCAAGGGACCTGGTCTCAATTTGTGCGGAACAGAACCAAAACCATTCAAGAGAAAGGGTACATACAGTGGCACCATGTACCGACTGACGACAACCCCAGCGACCAAGGAAGCAGAGGAATTGAGTCCAGAAAGATGGGTAGCCTGTGA
- the LOC137985485 gene encoding uncharacterized protein: protein MLPVFRAELSDPFDVTGVDFAGPMYYKIKKSTTAKAYIALFTCASTRAVHLKLCRDLTATEFQRALKEFVARRGCPQTIVSDNGKTFVTTGRWLSTLKKDHGVANYLETIPVCNPIIVYQEIMKLFMNGF, encoded by the exons ATGTTGCCAGTCTTCAGAGCTGAACTGTCAGATCCTTTTGATGTCACAGGTGTGGATTTTGCCGGACCAATGTATTACAAGATTAAGAAGTCAACAACTGCGAAGGCTTACATTGCTCTATTTACCTGTGCCAGCACTCGAGCAGTACACCTAAAGCTTTGTCGTGATCTCACTGCCACTGAGTTTCAAAGAGCCCTGAAAGAGTTCGTTGCCAGAAGAGGATGCCCTCAAACTATAGTAAGCGACAATGGGAAAACATTTGTGACTACTGGGAGATGGTTGTCCACCTTGAAGAAAGACCATGGCGTGGCTAACTACTTGGAAACCATTCCGGTatgcaaccccattatagtctatcaagagattatgaag TTGTTCATGAATGGATTTTAG